A region of Cellulophaga sp. RHA19 DNA encodes the following proteins:
- a CDS encoding O-acetylhomoserine aminocarboxypropyltransferase/cysteine synthase family protein, with translation MSTQKLATNALHAGHNPSETAGTRAVPIYQTSSYVFKDTDHAANLFSLSELGFIYTRLNNPTNQILQDRLAAAEGGVGAVVFASGTAAISTGLLTLLRAGDHIVASSSLYGGTFNLLNVTLPRLGITTTFVDASNPESFGKAVQENTRAFFVESLGNPKLDVLDLKAISKEAKAAKVPFIVDNTVASPALLNPIEHGANLVIHSLTKYIGGQGTSLGGAIVDAGTFDWTNGKFPEFTEPSAGYHGLVYSEALGNAAFTYKLILEGLRDFGGALSPFNAFQIIQGLETLPVRIKQHSANALELATWLEGRDEVAWVNYPGLESNKYYDLAKEYLPKGQSGLVTFGLKDGFEAAKKVTDATKIFSLLANIGDTKSLIIHPASTTHQQLTVEQQESAGVGQDLIRLSVGLEDVDDLKLDLEEAFKVIKAEVIA, from the coding sequence ATGAGTACTCAAAAATTAGCAACAAACGCATTACACGCAGGTCACAACCCATCAGAAACAGCAGGTACAAGAGCAGTGCCTATTTACCAAACGTCTTCATACGTTTTTAAAGATACAGACCACGCGGCAAATTTATTCTCGTTATCAGAACTAGGATTTATTTACACACGTTTAAACAACCCAACAAATCAAATATTACAAGATAGGTTGGCTGCAGCAGAAGGTGGTGTAGGAGCAGTAGTATTTGCATCTGGTACAGCAGCAATTTCTACAGGCTTATTAACTCTTTTACGTGCAGGAGACCACATTGTAGCATCTAGCAGTTTATATGGTGGTACGTTTAATTTGTTAAATGTAACCTTGCCAAGGTTAGGTATTACAACCACTTTTGTAGATGCATCTAACCCAGAAAGTTTTGGCAAAGCAGTACAAGAAAATACAAGAGCATTTTTTGTAGAGTCGCTAGGAAACCCAAAATTAGACGTACTAGATTTAAAAGCAATTTCTAAAGAAGCAAAAGCTGCAAAGGTGCCTTTTATTGTAGATAATACAGTAGCATCACCAGCATTGTTAAACCCAATAGAGCACGGAGCTAATTTAGTAATACACTCACTAACAAAATATATAGGCGGACAAGGAACTTCTTTAGGAGGAGCAATTGTAGATGCTGGTACGTTTGACTGGACAAACGGGAAGTTTCCAGAGTTTACAGAGCCGTCTGCAGGTTACCACGGTTTGGTGTATAGTGAGGCTCTTGGTAATGCTGCATTCACATATAAATTAATTTTAGAGGGGTTAAGAGATTTTGGTGGAGCTTTAAGTCCGTTTAATGCTTTCCAAATTATACAAGGTTTAGAGACTTTACCAGTGCGTATAAAACAACATAGTGCAAACGCACTAGAATTGGCTACTTGGTTAGAGGGTAGAGATGAGGTTGCTTGGGTAAATTACCCAGGATTAGAAAGTAATAAATACTATGACCTTGCCAAAGAATATTTACCAAAAGGACAAAGCGGATTAGTAACGTTTGGTTTAAAAGATGGTTTTGAGGCGGCTAAAAAAGTAACAGATGCTACTAAAATATTTTCTCTTTTAGCAAACATAGGAGATACTAAATCTTTAATAATTCATCCTGCAAGTACAACGCATCAACAATTAACAGTAGAGCAGCAAGAGTCTGCTGGTGTTGGTCAAGATCTAATTCGTTTGTCTGTTGGTTTAGAAGATGTAGACGATTTAAAGTTAGATTTAGAGGAGGCTTTTAAAGTTATAAAAGCAGAAGTTATTGCTTAA
- the metK gene encoding methionine adenosyltransferase gives MAYLFTSESVSEGHPDKIADQISDALLDNFLAFDPESKVACETLVTTGQVVLAGEVKSNTYVDLQNIAREVINNIGYTKGAYQFSGDSCGVISLIHEQSQDINQGVDRGSKEEQGAGDQGMMFGYASKETENYMPLALDISHKILQELAALRRDGKEISYLRPDAKAQVTIEYSDDNVPQRIDTIVVSTQHDDFDADDEKMLAQIKSDIISILMPKVIAQFPEKVQALFTDKIQYHINPTGKFVIGGPHGDTGLTGRKIIVDTYGGKGAHGGGAFSGKDPSKVDRSAAYAARHAAKNLVAAGIADEILVQVSYAIGVVEPTSIYVDTYGTAKVNLTDGEIAKTVAQIFDMRPFAIEDRLKLRNPIYLETAAYGHMGKEPKTITKVFESPYNGKVEKEVELFTWEKLDMVNAVKAAFNL, from the coding sequence ATGGCATATTTATTCACATCAGAATCTGTAAGTGAAGGACATCCAGATAAAATTGCAGATCAAATTAGTGATGCATTATTAGATAATTTTTTAGCTTTTGATCCAGAAAGTAAAGTAGCTTGTGAAACACTAGTTACAACTGGGCAAGTAGTGCTTGCTGGTGAGGTAAAAAGTAACACTTACGTAGATTTGCAAAACATAGCACGTGAGGTAATTAATAACATTGGTTACACAAAAGGAGCTTACCAATTTAGTGGAGATTCTTGTGGTGTTATTTCCTTAATTCACGAGCAGTCACAAGACATTAATCAAGGTGTAGACCGTGGTTCTAAAGAAGAGCAAGGTGCCGGTGACCAAGGTATGATGTTTGGTTACGCAAGCAAAGAAACAGAAAACTATATGCCATTGGCATTAGATATATCGCATAAAATATTACAAGAGCTTGCAGCATTGCGTAGAGACGGTAAAGAAATCTCTTATTTACGCCCAGATGCAAAGGCGCAGGTAACTATAGAATATTCAGATGATAACGTACCACAGCGTATAGATACTATTGTTGTATCTACACAGCATGACGATTTTGATGCTGACGATGAAAAAATGTTAGCGCAAATAAAATCAGATATTATTTCTATTTTAATGCCAAAAGTAATAGCGCAATTTCCAGAGAAAGTGCAAGCGTTATTTACAGACAAAATACAGTACCATATTAACCCAACAGGTAAATTTGTAATTGGTGGTCCTCACGGAGACACAGGTCTTACAGGACGTAAAATTATAGTAGATACCTATGGTGGTAAAGGTGCTCACGGAGGTGGTGCATTTAGTGGTAAAGATCCAAGTAAAGTAGACCGTAGTGCAGCATATGCAGCAAGGCACGCAGCTAAAAATTTAGTAGCAGCTGGTATTGCAGACGAGATTTTGGTACAAGTAAGTTACGCCATAGGCGTAGTAGAGCCAACTTCTATTTATGTAGACACATATGGTACAGCAAAAGTAAATTTAACAGACGGAGAAATTGCAAAAACAGTAGCGCAAATTTTTGATATGCGTCCTTTTGCCATAGAAGATCGTTTAAAGCTAAGAAACCCTATTTATTTAGAAACCGCAGCTTATGGTCATATGGGTAAAGAGCCAAAAACAATCACAAAAGTTTTTGAGTCTCCATACAATGGTAAGGTAGAAAAAGAAGTAGAACTTTTTACTTGGGAAAAACTAGATATGGTAAACGCAGTAAAAGCTGCTTTTAATCTTTAA